A stretch of DNA from Lycium ferocissimum isolate CSIRO_LF1 chromosome 4, AGI_CSIRO_Lferr_CH_V1, whole genome shotgun sequence:
ACTTTACATATACAtccttatacactattatacattacatatacattattatactcaAGCATCGAACTTGAACATGATTTCCTAATCCCCAACCTATTTTAGTAATCCCCAGCCTTTGTTTGAACACGCTCTGATGTGCAACTAAATGCCTAATAGCTTGCGATGTGGAAACGAATGAGGACAttgcaaaaagaattataacaattcaaaatttcacctttttttaaagaactttaAGATATTGAACctattatgtttatttcctaTATCGTACGCAAAATATGTAATCTCAGCCATCAAAACCACGACAATGTTTGTTACAGCATCACCCATCTAAAGAAAAAACATGGCACACCTAATTGAgcgcaaaaaaataaattgatatTGAACTTCAtccaataatattttaattgagGTTTAAAATGAATGTAGAAGTAACACAGATCGCAGCGCCCACCTCCCAGCAAAGTTATCGCACAATCCAATAAGAAATCTGAAAGAGTTAGCATCATGAGCTTTcactattttaattattctacAATCAAAGGCAGGCCCAGTGAGATGCTCTCGTTGAGGAAAAGATATTGAAATCACTTATGATAAATGAATTCTTGACCTAATATgcgaaaatgaaaatataattgaaatgaGCAAAAACAGTgaagaaaaaagggagaaacAAAGAGGAGCGGAGAAGGGAAATTGGATATGGAGAAGTCATGGGATAGATAGATCCAAAACATAGAGCGTGGGAGATTTGCAAACTAAATTGCCGAAGGGTTAATTGGGGTAAGAAGTGGATAATTGGGCCAAAATTGAAAAACTAGATGTCCTAATGGACACCCAGATTAATTTTACCTAAACTTTTTACACTGaattttttaactttaaacCTTTTGTTTTATTCTTACAAAATACTCTAGTAAGCATAAAAATGTAATgatatctttaaaaaaaaaatctaataatgTTTTGGTACATGGCCGAAgtcttaatttcttttgttaattaTAGTCCTTGCTTAGTCAAGCATTACCatgtaaaataaataagaaaaaagtacGGGATAATTATGagttatgtaaatatatttcttctttaacatcaaaaaagtactttctcCATCATTACAAAACttgaaatttaattttaacaTATACTATATTATATCAGTGAtgacaaaataaatattactcctaTGATAATAGCTGAAATGTTAGTCTAATACAGAGAAAGTTCTTGTTGaactttaaaatttgaattgatAACaggaattcaaatttttttttttttttgaaaaagttctactactactccctccgttactactccctccgtttcattttaagtgtcttagtttgactggacacaaaatttaagaaataaagggagACTTTAGAATCTTATGGTTTTAAATTAAACATAGGTGTAGTCCTTTAAATCTGGTGGTATTAAACTTGCAATGTAAGATGTTGGAATTAgaaaacttattaaatataaaaagagacacTTCTTTTGAGATAGACCATAATGAAAAGTAAAATACTTAAagtgggacggagggagtataagatACTATTAATACATTATTGAAACAGCCAAAACATATAGACACAAAAAATATCATACGAATGTGTCAAAGATACACTCCTATTTGTTAGACTTCAGAAAGCGAAACAGGCGAGCTTGCATGGGACctatatttttcttgaaatgatgaaattattgtaccctcttcttcttataaataattttcactcttttgatattttaacattattttattagtattattattttattgcattcacatttgatatgattattctATAAATGTGTTAATTTACTTATGGTTTAAATGATCAGGCAAATAAAGTAGCTATAAAAGCTATGCTTATCAATATATTGAGTAGGTGATTTGGGATTAATTCATAAAATTTGTGTTGTTTTAtgactttttattttaaattggaGAAAGTGTTACGCTTACATAATAATgtttgttgacacctaattttggctcgaAGTGTTTAAAATTAACGTTTTGGGGGGCCCTGATTCGTTAAAGAGCGCGAAATacattttttacacatttttacatttttgatGATTTATCGATAATTGTCCTCATTTTAGgagttttatcaatttattgtcatttttaaagaatcattatttttgcacatgtacaAATAATACTACCacattttgtgcaattaataattgtttttaattttataagatacattttcatatcttatacattaataATTACATTTTATACTTACACGTGTATCaattaactatattttagtacagtCCGTCAGTGCAGAGAAAATCGaaacaattaatttttaaaacgCAAAGCAAAATTCGATCAAGTTAAGGTCTCGTCACCTTTTTAAAAGTTGACATTTGAGGTGATGGGTTGGGTTCTTGATCCATTGATATTGTATTTTTACATAAGGGTTAAAAGAGGTAAAGGGGACAAGGGGGtgcattcttttattttttggacaatAGTAGGAGCTATTTTACACTATAAAGAAAGGGAGGGCCTTTTATTTCacaatacaaaaatattttcagattttttactCCTCCCTCCTCTAAAAAACCCTAAGCatttttctccttcaccttATTTCTCCAACAGCCGCACCACCACTCTTGCCCCTTCGTTCTCCTCTCCCACTACTCCGGCGAGGAGCTCCAGCTCCAGTGAACCGGAGCAGCCCCGAAACCACCACAACCCCATTCGTCTTCTCTCCCCATTAACGCCGACCAACTACCCCCTCACCACCGTCGGAGCTCCGATGAACACCACCGCCACGAACGAAACAACACCACCAGCCGCGACACCTACTCTCTCGCCCTCTTCTTCCCACACTGCTTCGTCACTATCAACGACACCCCAAACAGCCCCCCTTTTTTATGTCTTCTTCACTGCTCCGGCGAGGAGCTTTATGCTCCAGTGAACCGCAGCAGACAACCACGACCCTACACACGACGAACCATCTCCCACTTCGTCTCTTCtctctcttaaaaaaaaaaaaaaaaaaaaaaaaagcttccgGTCTCCACCACTGCTGGAACGACACTGGACAGCCACCGGATGGCGAAAATAACGTCGTGGAAGCAACGCCATCGACCAGCCGCCAACGACGGCCCTctgtcttttcttcttcttcgctGCTCACTCCCTTCCCCTCTTCCCCTTTCatattttttgcttttgttGTTGCTTTGTTGCAGAACCCATTCAAATACTTGGAACCACACTTTGGTATTCAATTTATTTCCTTGTGGtgacaaaaattattttaaatggtTGTCTTTAGTTCTGTATGTTGTTTACTATTTCCTCTTCGTATGGGATGTTTTGATTGACGTACATATATTTCTTGGTAAATTTTGTTTCTGTTGATATTTTAAGCATGCTAGTTGCTTGGCATTATTTCTTGTTGCCTTCTCGTTGCTCCAATGTTTCATTTCTATTCGGGTCTACTTCACTGTTGCTATTTGTTGGACTGtttttacattattttatgTTAAGTTTTCGTTGGTTGTGTGCTCGGAAAATACTACTCCGGAGGCTAATGTGACTGTCATTGACACTTTTACccttttatcatttatttaaaCTCATTTGGGCGAATACTAGACCCAaatggccgatgaagaaatttccgtcgattttcaaggcctcccatgtacaaaagatggattttttatttaaagtttattcattatttctttaattcatccgatagttatttattctcttactaacatTTTTAATAAGTTGTTTATATATGCAGATCTCGAGATACATCCCGAAGACAATACTTAAGGAACCCGAAGACTTCATCGAATCAAtcgtttgtatttactttcgcatttttttttataattgtacaaaacataaactcatagtatagtgaaaactttattttttttgaatgtcCTAAATGgagatatttatttacttgtcatCTTGCATGCTTACTTTAAAGCTTGTCGTTCGCTTTGGTAAAGAATTGGCCatcaatactttcataaatagattaaattgacttggtataaatactttgtTAATTAATTCACACTTTTGGCGTTTAAGCAAAGATAATAGTTCAtcctttatttttatacaatttttatatacattttctacacattttTTACAACATACATTTTACATTCTTTCGTACACACTAATATACCTTTTATTCAAGTTAAATCCACATTATTGACGCTAGGTATTTATTAGGTTGTCTATTTacaatcttttattctttaaaaacattatatcttttcactcatttttatacataatttcttatatttattttttatcaatacttttaccaatattttttttttacaattcgtTTGTCCCTTATTCTTTTGgtaggatattcattaaacaaacactCTTTTACTTAAACTAAgtagaaataagtcaaatcgacttcattttttttgaattccTTTATTATATAGGCtctttacaccaatgaataCTTGGGGATTccttttacattctttattcaCTAATATATCTAGTTATACaattcttcatatattttatgtttgatatacACCTTTGTaattgaaatacattttttatacggaaaagggtcaaatatacccctgaactatCAGAAAAtggttaaatatacccctcgttatactttgggtccaaatataccctttccgttatactttgggttcaacTATACCCTTCTATTAtattttgggtccaaatatactccTCCTCCATTAAAATTGTCCAGAGACATGAGATACGACGCGCATCGACAACTCCCAGCTGAGGCTGATACCACATAAGATGCCACCTCACCACGCCAACCCATTTAccctctcttctccttcttcttccaccactaccATCTCCTCCCTCCACAATCTTTGCCACAATTAGCACCACCACACCACATAACAGAGAGGTTCCTGATTATGCGTTATCACGTTAAAAGAACCGAGATTTTTGATTCCTTTCCTTTGATCTCAATGTTCTGTGGTCGTGTTCACTTTAGAAGTATATTGGTCGATTTGAACATCGACACAACACAATTGCCGAAATTGATTGGTCTCAAGCAATAGTATTTGGCGAagtgtttttcttcttttcgcATCTAACCTAAGGCATGTATCCAAATTTTAAGCTCTTCACCAAGAATAGGTATAATTTTCCTCTCCAACTACATGTAATAAACATTTTGTCGCTATCTCGAAGAGAACTTATTCATTTGCAATTGCCCTCTATCATGATATCACCGTCATAGCCTAAACAATTGTATCTAGGTTCTTAGTGTGCGATTTTCCATTCTTCTAATCAATTGCTTAAAAAATATGGTTGCTTCTTTCTCTTCATCGTCAAGTTTCACGCACTTAGTCGGGCACCATCGAATCAGCAAGGCAAATTCCAATCCCAAAGTGTAAGCGGTAAAGTTAATCAGGCAAAAGTCATGAGGTGTGGCGAGATGGTATCGTGGGTTAAGAAAGGAAAGGGAGGGGTAAATAGGTTGGGGGcgaggtggcatgccatgtggTGTCCACCTCACCGAATTTGCGTTGCCACGACGTCATATTTCATGTCCACcatggacaattttaatttgaCGAAGGGATATTCGGGGACCCAAAGTATAATAAAGAAAGATATTCGAACCCAAAGATAACAATGTAGCGTGATATTTGGATTCAAGATAACGAGGgatatatttaacccttttctgaTAGTTCAGGGGtagatttgacccttttccgttttttatatgtttaatatacatacattcttttaatatacatagccgcacattctttatatcattgatatatttatttttacatagtctcacattttttttttttatattcttaatatagttacacattctttacactaacatatatatacactctttgTACTAACAGATATACTTTTATACTTATTTATGACattctctttatactcttttatatattcttttttattatacattctttatgaatacttgacacttgatataaatacatttttatacactcgtatatatttagtatattatcacctagtgtagcttttcataaagtcataacattttgaaaaaatgtaataataatgataaaaagACAGATAATCCCCTCTAAAGTGTTCGCTAAACTAAGTCTAAGGACTGTTTTCTTGGATGTGCTCTGGgaatgcttaataccttcccctcggggtaaataaaatcCTTGTACTCTATTTAAGCAAAATATTGGACAATGTCCTCGACTTTGGTTAATTTGCGGAATTTACATTGAgaattgatgagaaatttggaaaagaaaCAAGTTCGTATAGAGAGCAAAGTAAATTCTAGAGGAAGAAAAATCGTATTGATTAGATGAAAGAATGAATGTGTGTAAGTGTTTTACAAGTGTGGGCCGGATCTACTTTATATTAAATCTGGACCAATAAACTAATAGGGCCAATATAGAAATTGGCCTAATAACCAACTACATCAACTCATataattacaaaacaagaatgaACTGCAACTACTAAATTGTAAACTACAATTAACCAATTCCACAATTAGTAGTAAATCCAAAACCCCGctactccccccccccccccaccaaatCGAGGGTGATAAAACATCCAACTCGGCAAGAAGTGAATGATGAACAGTGTCGGGGGAAATTTTGGTGAAAATGTCAGCTAATTGAATAGCACTGGAGGTGTGATGAAGACTTATCAACCCAGCTTGAAGCTTTGTGCGAACAAAataacaatcaagttcaatgtACTTTGTACGCTCATGAAAGATTGGATTCTTTGCAAAATGAATGGAGGAAAACCAAAATCAGTTAACAATCTAGACAACCAAGTAATTTCACCTACAGCTTTGCTCAAAGATCTGTATTCTGATTCAGCAGAGGACCAGGAGATCACAAGCTGTTTCTTAGCCTTCCAACTGATCAAAACTACCACAAAACAACACACAGAAGCAGGTAATGGACCTCCTACTGTCAGGGCAAGATGCCCAATCACTACCACAGTAGACTTTAAGGGAAAGATCAGCAGAATTATTGAAGAACAAACCAAGACCAGAAGTGCCCCTTAAATATCTGAGCAGATGAATAGCAGCTCTCATATGAGGGACAAAAGGATATTGCATGAAGTGGCTGAGATCCTAGACAACAAATGAGAGATCTGGTCTTTTATGAGTTAAGAAGTTCAACTTACCAACCAAACTTCTATACACATCAGGCTTGGGCAAAGGATCCCCAACACCAGATTTCAACTTTTCATTCAACTCAAGTGGGCAAATTACAGGAGAACAAACCTCAGGCTGAAACTTTTTGAGTAAATCACCAACAAACTTACTTTGGTGAAGCAAAACCCTATTAGGAGAACACaaaacttcaattccaagaaaGTACCTAAGTAATCCCAAATCCTTGTTCCTAAACTGCTCATGAAAAAAAGACTTGAGAGCATTAATTTCTTCCAAATCAGTCCCAGTCAAGACAATATCATCTACATACACAACTAATATGACTAGAGAATCCCCAGAACCTCTAGTAAAGAGAATAGTCATTTAAAGAGTGTTGCGATCCTCTAGAATGTAAAGCTTGAGACAACTTTGCATACCACTGCCTAGAAGCTTGCCTTAAACTATACAGGGATTTCTGAAGTTTACAAACCAAAGGGACAGAGGAAACATGGACAGAAAGTCCAGGTGGAAGCTCCATGAACACTTCTTCATCTAAATCACCATGGATAAAAAGCGTTGTTCACATCTAGTTGAAACAGCTACCAATGCTTTTTAACAGCAACTGCTATCAAAGGTTTTATTGTGGACATCTTGACAACAGGTGAAAAGGTCTCATGAAAGTCAATTCCTTCAACTTGAGTGTTCTCCCTAACCACTAATCTTGCTTTGTACTTCTCTAAACTGCCATCAGCTCTATATTTGATCTTGTAAACCCACTTGCACCCAATAGGTTTCTTCTCAGGGAGTAATTCAACAATGGACCAGGTATTGTTAGCCTCTAAAGCATCAAATTCCTGCCTCATAGCATCTTAATATTCAGGAATTGGTGCTACTTGAGAATAAGTGTAAGGTTCAAAAAGAGCTTGTTTAGCTAACATAGAAGAACATAAGGTAGAGCTGGAGCTTGGAATAGAGGATTGACAGATGTAGTCTTGAAGATAGCAAGGTGGTTTGTGAGGCCCGGAAGATTGCCTAGTGGGAACAGGTGGTTGAGGTGGGCAAGACTGGGTATTATCAGTTGATGTTAGTGGTTGAGGTGTAGGGGAAGAGAGTGAGTTTGAGGTGCAAGGGCTAGTGGTTAAGGTGTAGGGAAAGATGAGTGAGTTTGAGGAGTAGGGGAAGCTATGGAAATATCATAAACAGATGAGACAGTAAAAGAGGAAGTGAAGGGAGAATCAAACACAGAAAAGGGAACAGTTTGAGAATCATCATAGAAACTGGAAAAAGGAAAGGGAGATATAGAAGTGGAGGACTTGgaagaatgaaagaaaggaaatatagtttcatgaaatACCACATTCCTAGAAACAAAACAGGACTGAGAAGCTTGGCAAAAGGAATTATGTAACTTTTATCTTTTCTTGGCAAAAGGATGGCCTATAGACATACATTGTAATGCTCTAGGAAGAAACTTATCTCTATGAGAAGAAGGAACAGTGGAGTAACAAAGGCAGCCAAATGCCCTTAAATGAACATATGCATGAGACTTCCCATATAAGAGCTTATAAGGGCTCTTGTTATACAACAAAGGAAAGGGAAACCTATTGATAAGATAAGTGGCAATTAAGAGACAATCACCCCAAAATTTGATGGGAAGGCTGGATTGAAATAACAAAGCTTTAGCAGTTGCAGGTAAATGTCTATGTTTCCTTTGTACCACCTAATTTTGTTGTGGAGTATAAGGACATGAGGTTTGGTGCACAATCCCTTTatcagaaaaaaaaacttggacCCAGAAGAACTAGAGCCAAGCTCCAGGGCATTGTCACTCCTCACAATTTGGACTTTAGTATTGAACTGAGTTTCTATCAAGGCAAGAAAAGCTTTCAAAATGTCAAAAGCATTGATTTTGGCCCCTAATAAGTGAGTCCAAGTAGCCCTAGTGTAGTCATCAACTATGGTGAGGAAGTATTTGGCTCCATTATAAGTAGGATCATGATAGGGTCCCCAAGTGTCAATATGAATAAGTTGAAATTGGGTAATGGTCTGAATAGAACTATCAGGGAATGGCATCCTGGTTTGTTTTGCTAAAGGACAAATTAGATAAGTAAAGGATTGTTTAGAAGATAATTTGGAACCAATAGGAGAAATAGTTCTCATTTTAGAGAAAGGAACATGCCCGAGTCTATAATGCCAcaaaatatcatttttatttatttgacaCACAGATGGATCAATATTTACAGTGGAAACATCAACGGAATCATCGGCAGAAGAATGTGAATGAACATTAGGTGAGGAAGCAAATGGAACAGATGAATTACATGAAAAAGAACTAGAAGAAACATTAGACAAACTTGGAATAGCAGCAGAATGGAATAGCTTGTAAAGGCCACTCTCAGAGTTACCAAAAGCCACTAGCTTCTTCAGTGAAGGGCCCTGTAAAGTACAACCAGTGTTTGTGAATTGAACAATGTTACCATCAGGCTTTACCAGCTCATAAACAAAtatgagattgaattggaaactGGGAACATAAAGTACATTATGGAGTACCAAATCAGGGAACAAAGTCAAAAAACCAATGTGAGAAACCTAACTTTGTACCCATTAGGGAGTGAGACAAGGCAAGGAATAAGAAGAGTTTTCACATTAAAAAGAAGGGAAATATTAGATGTCATGTGATCAGATGCTTCAGAATCTATGATCCATATTGTTCTATCTATCTTAGTAAGCAAACAGATTTTGAAGTTACTGTGCTCAGGCAGCATCTTACCAGCAAAATTGGCTGAAGACATGAGGTGTGAAGCAGGTTGGTTTGAAGCAGAATCAGTCATGTGACTCCTTTGCAACAAATGGATTAGTTGACAAGATTGTTCCATGCTCAGATCGTAGAATTGGAGCTTGAAGAGAGAAATTTGAATGATGAGGAGTCATATGTGGTTGAGACTCAGAAATATTATTGTTAGCACCTATGTTGTGATTTAGACCAGTATCCAAAATTGATATACCATGAGAACCAATATTTTCAAGCTCAACATGAGCAATAGTTTTTGTATGTGGAACATTTTTGGTGAACTTGAAGTTGGATGGATAACCATGTAGTCTTGACATTTTTCCATGACTGCAATGATCTTTTACAGCATTTACAGTAGAGAGATGATTTATGAGGGTCAAAGTTAACTTTGGGAGGATAATATTATTACTTGGATGTCCCAGCATGGAAAGAGGCAGAATTGGTAGACAAATGAGAAGTGGATGATAGATGCCTTTGCTTCTCATCAGCCAGAAGAATACCATATACAGTACTAATGGAAGTAAGAGGCTTCATCATAAAAATGTTACTTCTAACTTAAATATATGTGCCATTAAGTCCCATGAGGAACTGATATACCTTATGCTCATCCACCTCCTTCTTATTACCACTACAAGTACAAACTGTGAGGTGATTAGCAAATATAGAGGCAATCTCATCCCAGCCCCGTCACCCTTGCCATACCTCTCTTCCAATTCAACCCGAATTTCCCTAGCATGAGCTGAATATTCCACACTTTTAGCTATATCTTTGGTAAGGGAATTAGTCAACCAGGAAACCATAAGATCATTGCACCTTTGCCATTGTCTAGCAAGTGGAGAAGTTTCAGCAGGTTTAGTTGTGGTGCCATCAATGAAATCCAGCTTCTTACGAACGGACAAAGCAACCAGAATTCGCCAACTTCCATAACAAGTTGGCCCCATCAAATGGAATGGATGCCAATGATGCCCCCAAAACATCGGATGGATGCGCATACAGAGTATGACAAGGATGCGTATAATCATCAAAAGCAATGCGATTAGTAGTACTGGAAGATACAGGTAGAGTCCCAATGGAAGATGATTTTGGAATAGCATTAGTAAATTCACTATTGACCGTCATATTTGTGacaaaaaacactcaaaatatttgCAATGGATAAGAATCAAACAAAAATTGTTGCACCAACCTAGATATACTCACACTAGAGGGATAtaccaaagaaaaaaagggaaaactacTGTTACCATCATCTTCGCAACCGAAAGGAGGCGGCCTTGAAATTAACTGTGCAAATTGCTCATCAGAACCCTAGATTCTAAAACGAACTCGCCGGAACCTTAATTGTTGATCAAACAAAGAAGAATTGCACACAAACCCTAGAATTGATCAAATAACAGCAAATCCCAAATTTACAACttcaaaagaagggaaaaaatgaTGATAGGATCAATGAAAATTAGAACACAAGATCCATCAAGATCGTCttctctgataccatgttaattTGCAGAATTTACATTGAGAATTCATgagaaatttgcaaaagaaACAAGTTCGTATAGGGAGCAAAGTAAATTCTAGAGAGAGACAAATTGTATTGATTAGATGAAAGAATGAATGAATGTAAGTGTTTTACAAGTGTGGGTCGGATCTCCTATATGGAATCTGGACCAATAAACGAATAGGCCCAATACGTTAAATGGGCCCAATAACCAACtacatttatattatatataagtgtggaagAGGGACCAATACAACATTGActgcttgtaccaaaagttttataaattgtacacgcaatgaatgcttgtaccaaaggctatataacttgtacactttaaccaactacttttttatcctatgtggacatatgtcatagtacttaatatttattcccttctcttgtatagatgtatgcacttcaattttaattcgccgacacatttatttcctccgtgcacttttacttgttcacttttgacttttcatgttcttgctgaatatttattctcttctcatgtatagacgtatgcagttcaattttaattctcctacacaaatttatttcctccgtgcacttttacttgttcacttttgacttttcacgttctttaagaattaataaattccacgtggacatatgtcatagtactgaatatttattctcttctcatgtatatacgtatgcacatcaattttaattctctgacacatatttatttcctccatgcacttttacttgttcatttttgacttttcacattcttgctgaatatttattctctcctcatgtatacatgtatgcacttcaattttaattctccgagacatatttatttcctccgtgcacttttacttgttcacttttgacttttcacgttctttaagaattaataaatgaagtactccttccgtcccatattacttggccacattacttgacttttcacgttctttaagatttaataaatgaagtactcccttcgtcctaTATTATTTGACCACATTattatacttgacttttcacgttttttaagaattaataaatgaagtactccgttcgttccatattacttggccacattactaaaaatatatgtctatttttatattctatatttttcttattatatataaacgtCCAAGGTGAACGAACACAGCAACAACAAGTTGTATAAAAAgtaactgaaattgtactctaagcagggactaacatgtgtacatttcagaagttaaacattaattctacctcttgtgtgtttactttttaagtccccacgggtccgcagtgtcttaattgtcctttcattttcttcatttggcatatactccctctgtctcaatttaagtgtctacatttgactagacacggagtttaaaaaataaagatagactttcaaatctaGTCGTTCTAAATTAAAactgtgtataatataataaaatatcctttaaatcttgtgattataaacttgacatataggatatttgaattgtcaattaccagatataaaaagaggcggacgtaaccaaaataagacaattttttttatttaacaataAACACCCAAGGTGGATGAACAcagcaacaataagttgtacaaaaagcaactaaaattgtactctaagccgggactaacatgtgtacatttaagAAGTTTAACATCAATACTACCTCtggtgtgtttactttttaagtcctcACGAGTTAATGAGTTGTCTCAAtcgtcctttcatttccttcatttggcatatactctcTCTCGTCTCAATCTAAGTGTTCACGTTTTTACTGTATAACGTAgcttaagaaataaagatagattttcaaatcttgtggttctaaattaaaaatgtgtataatgtaataaaatatcctttgaatcttgtgattataaacttgacatttaggatatttgaattgtcaacttactaaatataaaaaacggcggacataaccaaaataagataaatgttaacaacaattgagaaattaaggggaaaaataagaggaaaagaaaaaatatggagactcagtAAGGAGAATCGcagtatcctttgcaaaatatacaaaccataaagactaactaaaatGAGTaaccaaaatatacaaatcatataatTTGAAAACAAGAATGAACTACAATTACTAAATTGTAAACTACAATCAACCGATTCCACAATTAGTAGTAAATCCAACAACTTTCTTTGCTTGGTCACTTATCATTACGACATAGTCAAGAGGGACCCTTGCGCTTCAAACTTCTATCAATTATTATTACGGAAAGATCTCTTGAC
This window harbors:
- the LOC132053755 gene encoding uncharacterized mitochondrial protein AtMg00810-like produces the protein MELPPGLSVHVSSVPLVCKLQKSLGSGDSLVILVVYVDDIVLTGTDLEEINALKSFFHEQFRNKDLGLLRYFLGIEVLCSPNRVLLHQSKFVGDLLKKFQPEVCSPVICPLELNEKLKSGVGDPLPKPDVYRSLDLSHFMQYPFVPHMRAAIHLLRYLRGTSGLGLFFNNSADLSLKVYCGSDWASCPDSRSWKAKKQLVISWSSAESEYRSLSKAVGEITWLSRLLTDFGFPPFILQRIQSFMSVQSTLNLIVILFAQSFKLG